The Etheostoma spectabile isolate EspeVRDwgs_2016 chromosome 4, UIUC_Espe_1.0, whole genome shotgun sequence sequence taCCTATATTTATGAGCAGCACTGGATGTTACCAAATGTTTTCCAGCAGCCAGGTTAGACCACCAGATACCAATAATTTCTGTGTTTATTAATGTAAAGATTGTTCCCTGAATAATGAGTACAACCCTCACCTCCGAAGAGGGCAAAGAGACAGAACATGACGGGATAGAAGAAGCCGAAGCCAATGGCCAAGGCATACTCATGGACGACAGCAGAGACAATGAACACAGAGAGCATGGCGGCTGTTCGGAATTTCCTGTTTGACAGCTGCAGGGATCAGAAGAAGAACAGGGAGAGTGTTTGGCTCAGAGTTCATAGGTCAGGCTGGTTTAATAGGGAATATGTTTGACTAGAATTACAGAACAAGTTAAACTACTATCTGCACTGTATCATGTAATATGCTGCTTTAGAAATACAGACAAAATTCATTGGGACTTAACctaattgttttgtttaatattattcattgtactgtatgtacttatAGTTTACTGTAATGGCACTCTACTCACCCAGAGGAAGTCTCTGTATCCGTAGTAATAAAGCCAGTCATGAACAACTACATTCCAGGTACGGTAATAGTTGGCGAAAGACGTTGAGTTCCACCAGTCCTAGAAAATCCCAGTAAAATGAGATTACTGCTGTTAAATAATTCACAATGATTTTTATAAGTTACACTGTTGTTCTTCTTAAATGAAATATGGCCTAAAAACTTAACTAGATTTTTAGAGTTTGGAGAGCTGATAGCATACGGTGCTTCCAACTACTTTAGAGGTAAACAGTTTGGACTCCAAGTTAGCGGGAGTCTTTTAAAGATCTTGTTCATTTGTAATGCAGAACAACACAAATATCCAAAAAAATCCTCCAACCTCTTTTCAACAGATAATCGGTGTCAGGTGCACATAATCATAAAGATACAGTAGGGCACCTAGCTGATTTCAAAGAAACAGTGTGGCCACATTATCACcacaggaaaacaaatagatataCAGCAAATGAAAGCTTCAAAAGACTACTTCTAACTTGACTTAATTCAGGTTTTAGGTGCCACACAGATTCTTCTTACATCAACTTACAATCCGTAAAGCTCCTTACTGTTATTGTACACATTGAATCAATCTGCCAGTTTAAATCGGTTCACAACTTCGGACTTGCAGAAACACATCAGTCATCAGCTAAAGCATTAAGTCACAGAAGTAAGTCATAGCTTGTTCAAGAGCAAACTGTATCAACAGAATATAATGATGAAAACGTTAAACTATTTTGGCACCATCAGGCCACCCTGCTGTAATCTCACGTCATTAATCAAAATTTCCCTATCTGGAAACGCAAGCATATCTGAAAGTAATGTGTTCACAGGAGAGATGATGCCACATAAAATGAGCCACGCCACTCACCTTGTAAAACATTCTGTCAGCAAAACACAGCAGCTCCCCGAAGAGGTTGAGCCAGCAGTGCAGGAAGGCaaagaaacacaacagaaaGATCATTATACCTGAGAcaaacggagagagagagagagagagacagagaaagtttaTGAGAAACACTTTTAGTCATTGCTCCCAGCTTTCTCATAAGAACTGCTATTTTACACTGATGCTCTTATGTCAGCACTCAGAAAGCTACTCACTTAAAGGGAGTAATAAACATGCCAGGCTTCAATACCTGTAACCGATTACATAATAGCATATTTAATCTTATCAATGACTTCAAAACACTAGAGAAATGTTTCCTCTATTCCGATATTAAGCAATACATTAACCACCACTGACTCATGCAGATAAGAGATTATAGAGGTTGTAAGTAGTAGTGATGTTACAAATAAAGATAATATGTAAGTTACTGGCTATGTTAGccttatgcacacacatatttttttacaatgtagATTTTATAGTATCCATGGTAAACATTATTCTTGCAgcgtttttacttttttaattactttttaatcaacttacaTTTGCACTACCGCTATAAGTACATGCACTTTATTATAGTGACAGCTCTCTGTTGTGTTGGTGGCTAGGCTATAACTTTACAGCtatgtttttattcttatgtttcTATTCTTTATTCCTATGTGTGTCAATGTGTCGTATAAGCTACTGGATGCTTAAATTTCCCCCgggatcaatcaatcaatcaatcaatcaatcaatcaatctatctatctatctatctatctatctatctattatctatctatccaccttatatttctttttcgTTTTACACAACTTCTTTCTAATATTGCTTGAAAAATCTTCCAGAACAAGCTTCATGTAAGTAGAGAATAGAAAGAGTACCTGGTAATATTGAGTGGAACACGGCCAAAACCATTGATCGTTTACTCAGAGGCTGGTTGTTCTCAGGTCTGAAGACGGGCACACAAAGACGGACCAGGATGAAGTAGCCGTAAAACAGGCATCCTAAGATCTGCAAATTGAGCGGAAAAGGAAATTGAATATGGAGCAAACTTGAGAATCACAACTAGAAAATCATAGATAGTGGTGTGATCTAAGATATCAGATATTAAAGCTATTACAGCAAGCACCTGTAGTTTATGACTGCTTCACGTTATTACACGAGTGCTGTGAACAATTTAGGTCAGCCAGGTCATTAACCCCACTAAGAGCTTCTTTGTTTTCTTACTCAATCCCAATGATAGGTAAGaagtgtgaaaatgaaaaggaaCTCTCTTGATCTTACCATGCCGAGTGTGATGCCAACGTACTTCCATCTTATGTGGGTATTCCTATGAAGAACAGACAGGATGTCACTACTTGCAGTTTGTTATGTGATGTGAAATTAGCTTTGATTGCCCACTCAGTATAAAAAATAGGCATTTTTCACAGCAAACCTTTTGGTTTATCAtagcaggaaaagaaaaggtgtTACTCATAACATTAGCAATGGCTCTATTCTATTCAAGTGTCCccataaactgtaaaataacagtGGGATAGTGAGCCAGCAGGCACAATACCAGGATCCTGAAACAGAACAGCATAAAGGAATTTAGCCATTATTAATCTTTCTCTGTGACATGCCAAAATATCTAACTTGAAAAAGGCTTAAAATTCTACCagccttttgttgttttgtggaaCAAGGTTAGTAGAACATCCACTCTGGTACATGTCAGTTGCACTCACATTTAATAGTATCactaattaaaataaagaaGGATAAGCAAAAGGAATCCAGGTCAAAGGTCTTACCGAGGGTATGATTCCCTGTAGATAAGCGTTGGACAGAAAAGGAAGTACAAATAGCTGGAAAATGTTGGGAATCTGGGACTTTCTCCTGAAAAGCAAAGACATGTCAATGAGTAAAAACATCACAGTAGATGGGTCCAGTTTTGAGTCCTAAAATCTTGCAGTAAAATATCTTATTAACAGTCACAAGTCGTcttgaatgattaaaaaaaataaatgagggGTTCAGTAAAAAATAGATCACTTATGGTCTGTGGTTCATTAGcttctcatttaatttttcttGTTTCATTATGTAGCATAATACCATTGCCTTTAAAAGCTTTAGTTTTACCATTGCCTTTCACAGCAGTTACACTAAAGCTTAACTGTGCCCTAATGTAGGGACCTTCTAACAAATGGCTgcctttaaaattaaacaacagAGGTTTTATCACAAAATCCTTAAGCCTCATTTTGTGAAGGTGTGTGCCGCAAAGCCTCTAATCTCTTTTGCTGAGTTATTAGCTGTACTTCAGTCAAGCTCCAACTTTTAagtaatgacatttaaaaatgctttaagaaaaaaaagtatataataagttttgtaaaaatgttacttGGGTAaatctgtgtttaaaaaaatgaactaaTATACGACTCATTCCAAAACCACATTCAAACTGTTTACATTTCTATAAAAACTGCATTATTCAGGACTATACAGTTCTTCCTCCGGAAAGGAGGANNNNNNNNNNATTTATTACTATAAGTTTTACAGTCACAAGAGAGACACATTCTTCACCCCAAACAGACTTTTACAACAGAATCTCGAGAGGCTGCACATTCACGAGTTTATTTATTGCATTGTTAGTTTAACTTTAGCATGAATCATGGGGTGGTAAGCTGCTGAGGTCTGTTTTACTCATTTTTCTCTGGTGTCTGGAAGTGCCACCGTGAGTAATGATACTGCCTGAGGAGTAACTATACCTGACATCAATACAATACATCACAGTACCTTCCTTTGCAGTATTCTTCATAATCACAGGAGCGGTTTCTCTCATGAACGAGTAGCTCTTCATCAAGAATCGAATCTGGGGGAAATTGATACAGTTATTATGTGAAGTGAGACACAATGAATTAATACTAACAGCTTCAATGTCTGTCTTTATTGCATGAATTGAGTGGTGTCCGAAGGGAACGACCTACATCTTTTTGGCCTCAATctcatgtttctgtgtttgtttgtatcgaCCCAATGACATAATGACACAATGATGCATTATTTAGCTTACTTCTGTAATAAATCAGGAGGAAGTACAACAATGGAAAACTGTATATCATGACAGAAACACAGTTGGAGAACCGGTTTATAATTTTAGCCTGCCAGAAATTGCAGTTCAGACAAGATTCGTCATCAACATCATCTGCATACAGCAGAGAATCACTTTCTCTTTCTGGGCAATTTAGTAAAGAAGACCTATTTAGTTATGCAtctaaaatcaataaaatacaCTTTATGTATGATACCAACATCATCAAAATTACAAATAGACTTTGCGGAACTAAGTCAGATGGGGATCAGAACTGTGCTTCCCAAAAGCATTTAAGCACTGACATTAATTCACTCCAATGGTGCTAAACTCATTTTACTAAGATGGTTTTAGGAACCGGGGCCGGTGTGATAAAGAGGATGAGGAGGTATTACAATGTTGGCTACATTGAGATCTATTGTCTCATTTGGTGCCCTTCCAGCTCACAATGTTCTTGCTGATGGCCGTTAAGGGCTGCatttataatttagttttaccAATGACCAGGATTTTAATCTACAATCCAAGCACAGgtggctttctttttttcaatacatttagcTTTGGATTGGATTTTTATGCTCAGCAGCAGTAAAACACTTTAATTATACTGCAGGAGTTATTAATTGAAAGAAATGCGACACTATTGGAACTCTAAAAAAACGTTGAACCTTTAAACAATCTACATTTCCTCAGGAGAGCTGTTCAGTGTCAGCTGTTTCATTCTTGGTAATTGTCATTGACTTAGTAATGCATGAGTGTGGCAGTGCCCGTTTCTAGGTGGTCTTTACAAATTGTCAGTTCTTACTTTTACTCCGTTGATTTCTCAACGCTGCCACAGGTCCCTCTAGTCCTCCAACAACCAAACTGCCTCTCTGTGTGATTTAAGCTTGGCATTGCTGTCTTGGTAAGTTCTAATCAATCTAATCAAGTGGGTTAACAGCTATTTCTGATTCTGTACCATTACTGTGTCATGTGTTGAAGGCGGATTAGTTCTTTGAGGGTTTCCTAAAAGAGAATAATTTCCCTCAAAATCTAACTTTAtgaaatgttcaatttcaacgtTCAAATATCTAAGCTCggacctatatatatatatatatatatatatatatatatatatatatatgtatatatatatacatatatatatacactacaggacaaaggtttggggtcacttacaaatttccatgccactccattatagacataacaccagctgatctgagtgggtggctgatctttaatgcaatatctatattgcccattatcagcaaccatttatccaatgttccagaggcacatttgttactaatctgatatcatttaaaaaactaactgagaaaacactggagaatccttttgcaattatctAAGcacaaatgtaatttgaaaactgctgacgggttaaaaaaaacaatgcaactgacctcagctggtattctgtttataatggagtgcaatggaaatttctaagtgaccccaaacttttgaccggtagtgtatatatatatatatatatatatatatatatatatatatatatatatatatatatatatcaggcGGAGGGAGTATGTGGAGGTGGGACTTTTGAAATTCTGTATGAACAGAAGTTCATACACGCTGCATCAAGCGACTAAGTGAACAGAGCACTAATGCCTTAAGTACACAGTTGTGATTAAAAGGGTGCGTTGGATATATGTTGCTGCGAAAGGAGTTTATTTATAttcaatattttactgtataccAGCAGAATCGAGTTGGGCTGCCTTAACCTTACTATTCTATTCCTTGATGTGATGTCTAACACAGTTGACAACAGTAGATAATCAGTGCACCTGTGCATACTGTAGTTTGTGTAATTAGTGTGGTGACGAAAAATTGTGACTTTGTCTACAGCAGGACATTTTGCAGTTAAACAATAGTGCGCTCTGTTGGACAAATGAAATTGAGACATGGGTtttgaattagaaaaaaatgtgtaaacagCAAACACCAATCCCAACACATTACAATACATGCTAATGAATAAGTATTGCTCTAATGTGGACGGCATTTTCAATGCGGCTCGCAGCATTCCAAAACATTTGCAACCTGTTCTCAATAATTGACAGCATTTATTACTCAAACACTTCCTCACCTGCTCCAGAATCACAATTAACCGTGAGGCAGGTGGAAGCTGGTAGTGCACAGCCACGTAGATGGGGAACAGTCCCAGTATGCAGGTCTGCACTGCAGACAGGACCAGGCCCGTGACAAGAGACAGCCCTAATTTAGAGGGGAAGCTGTGGTACAAAGATCCCCAAATCACCAGGGTGAAGTAGGGAACGAGCAGGGTGTAGACAAACATCACAAACCAGGCCCAGGTGGCCGTCCCCAGCTTCCCAAAGGCAAAGAACAACAGGTCAAACTCCAAGACCAAcctaagattaaaaaaatacaaattattaaTCATTACATCAAGGCAATGGTTATTATATATAATTCCTAATAATTAattagtttaattaaaaagaaattaacagaataaaatgaagttgatattataataataataataataatacattttatttaaagacgccttcaGTGAcatcaaggacgccgcacagggaattcataaattaagaacagcaaaacaaatactatacaacagcaaaacaaatactaacaacaaaacaactacaacaacagcaaacaaatactatcaacagaaaaacaaaaatatacaacagaaaaacaaatactatcaacagcaaacaaatactatacagcaaaacaaaaccaaaactatacaacagcaaaacaaatactatcaacaGAAAAGGGGAGCACAGACATttaagtggaataggcagttaaaacagatgtgttttagttgtgatttgaaatgggggaatgaatcaatgttctgagttgggggggtagtgagtcagagacggggagcagagcggctaaatgctctgcccccaggtgggtgagacgggcgggggggacagacaggtttatggaggaagaggatctgagggagcggaagggagtgggacgcggaggagatcagacaaatatgggggggcgaggttgggatggccttgaatgctaatagaaggattttgaatttgatacggaactggaccgggagccagtgagctgttggaggacaggagtgatgtggtggatggaggggggtcgagttatgatgcgggcagctgaattctggaccaattgaagtttgtggagggattGTGAGCGGAGACCGAAGG is a genomic window containing:
- the soat2 gene encoding sterol O-acyltransferase 2, giving the protein MTTAEQPNGLWHRNIKAHQSDETSGRDGSCNNVQNEEELRQWQKHAQKVKKKILEQVHDQLSDLLEKALTESVQPVTQIQKKIPLNNIPSRSQRMDDGKVFMERPSLLDELFEINHIRTIYHMFIAVLLIFSLSTLAVDYIDQGRLVLEFDLLFFAFGKLGTATWAWFVMFVYTLLVPYFTLVIWGSLYHSFPSKLGLSLVTGLVLSAVQTCILGLFPIYVAVHYQLPPASRLIVILEQIRFLMKSYSFMRETAPVIMKNTAKEGESPRFPTFSSYLYFLFCPTLIYRESYPRNTHIRWKYVGITLGMILGCLFYGYFILVRLCVPVFRPENNQPLSKRSMVLAVFHSILPGIMIFLLCFFAFLHCWLNLFGELLCFADRMFYKDWWNSTSFANYYRTWNVVVHDWLYYYGYRDFLWLSNRKFRTAAMLSVFIVSAVVHEYALAIGFGFFYPVMFCLFALFGVMFNFAMNDKRQSPVFNVIMWACLFLGQGVQMCLYCQEWYAQIHCPRTGNSFWELVTPRSWSCSNQS